One Mercurialis annua linkage group LG3, ddMerAnnu1.2, whole genome shotgun sequence DNA window includes the following coding sequences:
- the LOC126672111 gene encoding FAS1 domain-containing protein SELMODRAFT_448915 encodes MANDHYITVLLPFLLLLTAPLITTATDKSHALDVAIDEMTTANYFTFVTLINMSPLDDRIQGNVTFLMPNDRILSKSTIPENSLFDFLLRHSIPSPLLFEHLQRIPSGSSIPSSDSGFMLDINNNGRKSYYINNVRIISPNICTAGSSIRCHGIDGVLLAAADKNVLPSCPNATSPAVVVLSPAASPANDGDQIIMGGAPQTVQDGDGPRKSSASHEMSMKLFVNFSVSMLVILGFNYIRL; translated from the coding sequence ATGGCAAATGATCATTACATCACAGTACTATTACCgttccttcttcttcttacaGCACCTCTTATAACTACAGCAACAGACAAAAGCCATGCACTTGACGTCGCCATTGATGAAATGACAACAGCTAACTACTTTACCTTCGTAACTCTCATCAACATGTCTCCTCTCGACGACAGAATTCAAGGAAATGTTACGTTCTTGATGCCGAACGATCGAATCTTGTCGAAATCGACAATCCCTGAGAATTCTCTCTTTGATTTTCTTCTTCGTCACTCGATTCCTTCGCCTTTGCTTTTCGAACATCTTCAACGTATACCCTCTGGTTCTTCCATCCCGAGCTCGGATTCCGGTTTCATGCTGGATATCAACAACAATGGCAGGAagagttattatattaataatgttAGAATTATTAGCCCTAATATTTGTACTGCAGGGTCTTCCATTAGATGTCATGGGATTGATGGAGTTTTGTTAGCCGCTGCTGATAAAAATGTGTTGCCGAGTTGCCCTAATGCTACGAGTCCGGCGGTTGTGGTACTTTCGCCGGCGGCTTCACCGGCGAATGATGGAGATCAGATTATTATGGGCGGTGCTCCACAGACTGTGCAGGACGGTGACGGTCCGAGAAAATCATCTGCTTCTCATGAAATGTCGATGAAATTATTTGTGAATTTTTCTGTTTCTATGTTAGTAATATTGGGTTTCAATTACATACGGTTGTAA